In a single window of the Pseudomonadota bacterium genome:
- a CDS encoding glutathione S-transferase family protein: protein MSQLIVKTYDWVPEFPRGFVRDLRVCWALEEAGIPYRVEGTSFHSRGEEHFLHHPFGQVPWLLDGDVSIFESGAILLYIGEKNDILLPSDAKGRSEVVEWVFAALNSVEMAAIPFFIFKISNDEMETPGRQTLDAFLSGRLDHMEKYVDNREWLAKSFSVADILMSDVLRLVDRFGGLKGYPACRAYVARATDRPAFQKAYADQLAYFAAADENREPD from the coding sequence TTGAGCCAGCTAATTGTTAAAACGTACGACTGGGTACCGGAGTTTCCGCGAGGATTTGTCCGCGATCTTCGAGTGTGCTGGGCATTGGAAGAAGCTGGTATTCCCTACCGGGTAGAAGGTACGTCATTTCATAGTCGAGGCGAGGAACACTTTCTTCATCACCCTTTCGGACAGGTTCCATGGCTGCTTGATGGCGATGTGTCGATTTTCGAAAGCGGAGCAATCCTGTTATACATCGGAGAGAAGAACGACATTCTCTTGCCTTCAGATGCAAAGGGTCGGAGCGAGGTCGTTGAGTGGGTGTTTGCAGCACTGAACTCAGTAGAGATGGCTGCGATACCATTCTTCATCTTCAAAATATCGAACGATGAGATGGAAACGCCCGGAAGACAGACTTTGGACGCGTTTCTTTCTGGGCGTCTCGATCACATGGAGAAATACGTCGATAACCGAGAATGGCTAGCCAAGTCGTTTTCAGTAGCCGATATCCTCATGTCTGACGTCTTGCGGCTAGTCGACCGATTTGGCGGATTGAAAGGTTATCCCGCATGTCGTGCGTATGTTGCCCGAGCGACTGATCGACCCGCATTCCAGAAAGCTTACGCTGACCAGTTAGCCTATTTCGCAGCGGCGGACGAGAATCGAGAACCCGACTAG
- a CDS encoding HAD family hydrolase has product MNPPVDLTSNDIFIFDLDGTLVQSVEFDDVLYQEAVSEVVGTRNFDTDWESYRHVTDSGLLTELLARLGLEANLRVISEVRTLFTSKIRSHLESGGECQAVPGAIDAIGTLRQAGVPYGVATGGWGSTARLKLKFAGFDVPRFISSGDDSSSRTGIMRHCLRQIGGKGEQAVYFGDAVWDVKATQELGWRFVGIGDRVRPLAEVTLDDFKDSTWMDSVVAKH; this is encoded by the coding sequence ATGAATCCGCCGGTGGACTTGACTTCGAATGACATTTTCATCTTCGATCTGGACGGCACTCTGGTTCAGAGCGTCGAATTCGACGACGTCCTCTATCAGGAAGCGGTGTCAGAAGTAGTCGGAACTCGCAATTTCGATACAGATTGGGAGTCTTATCGGCATGTCACCGACTCCGGTCTGCTGACGGAACTGCTTGCGCGGCTTGGACTGGAGGCTAATCTTCGGGTCATTAGTGAAGTCAGAACACTGTTTACAAGCAAAATACGCTCGCACCTCGAATCCGGCGGTGAATGTCAAGCTGTGCCAGGCGCGATCGACGCGATCGGCACCTTGCGACAAGCCGGCGTCCCGTATGGGGTGGCAACCGGCGGCTGGGGCAGCACAGCTCGACTAAAGTTGAAATTTGCTGGGTTTGACGTCCCGCGGTTTATATCCAGTGGCGACGACTCATCATCGCGCACAGGAATCATGCGCCATTGCCTGCGGCAGATCGGCGGCAAGGGCGAGCAAGCGGTTTACTTTGGTGACGCGGTCTGGGATGTCAAGGCCACCCAGGAGCTGGGCTGGCGGTTTGTCGGCATAGGGGATCGGGTGAGGCCATTGGCCGAGGTCACGTTGGACGATTTCAAGGATTCCACCTGGATGGACTCAGTTGTAGCGAAGCACTAA